The following coding sequences lie in one Apium graveolens cultivar Ventura chromosome 1, ASM990537v1, whole genome shotgun sequence genomic window:
- the LOC141679350 gene encoding putative metal-nicotianamine transporter YSL7 isoform X2: METTRDDNTTENDNIENGHKDGAVAGHEAEEQTLHRRKVKGDSKDHEVEEEVKEVQSIEMIFKDTKVPSWQSQLTVRAFVVSFVLGILFTFIVMKLNLTSGIIPSLNVSAGLLGFFFVKTWTKFLDKSGLLKQPFTRQENTVIQTCVVATSGIAFSGGFGSYLFGMSKVIADQSTTANDSQDIKDPSLSWIIGFLFIVSFLGLFSVLPLRKIMVIDYKLIYPSGTATAHLINSFHTPQGAKLAKKQVKALGKFFSFSFLWGFFQWFFTSGDGCGFASFPTFGLKAYENRFYFDFSATYVGVGMICPYIINISLLVGSILSWGIMWPLIENRKGDWYDKDLSPSSLHGIQGYRVIYTRKETMHFRNILSSAEAKAASFDDQCRTEMFLKDQIPSWLAVSGYVIIAAISTAVLPQIFKQLEWYYVIVIYIFAPALAFCNAYGCGLTDWSLASTYGKLAIFTIGAWAGKDNGGVLAGLAACGVMMNIVATASDLMQDFKTGYMTLASPRSMFVSQIIGTAMGCVISPCVFWLFYKAFDDLGLPGSEYPAPFALVYRNMAILGVEGFSSLPKNCLTLCYVFFAGAIIINMIKDITPNKYAKYIPLPMAMAIPFYLGSYFAIDMCVGSLILFVWEKINKAKADAFGPAVASGLICGDGIWTLPSSILALAGVKPPICMKFLSKSTNNKVDVFLAS; this comes from the exons ATGGAGACTACACGAGACGATAACACGACAGAGAATGACAACATAGAGAATGGCCACAAGGATGGAGCTGTCGCGGGCCATGAGGCAGAGGAGCAGACATTGCACCGGAGGAAAGTGAAGGGAGATTCAAAAGATCATGAAGTTGAAGAAGAAGTTAAGGAAGTGCAGTCTATTGAGATGATTTTTAAGGATACTAAAGTGCCTTCATGGCAAAGCCAGTTGACTGTGAGAGCTTTTgttgtgagctttgtgttgggAATTTTGTTCACTTTTATAGTGATGAAGTTGAATCTCACTAGTGGAATCATTCCTTCTCTTAATGTCTCAGCTGGTTTGTTGGGGTTTTTCTTTGTCAAGACATGGACTAAGTTCTTGGATAAATCAGGGCTTTTGAAGCAGCCTTTTACTAGGCAAGAAAATACTGTCATTCAGACATGTGTTGTGGCCACTTCTGGTATTGCCTTCAGTG GGGGGTTTGGGAGCTATCTATTTGGAATGAGTAAAGTTATCGCAGATCAGTCGACAACAGCCAATGATTCTCAGGATATCAAGGACCCAAGTTTGTCATGGATTATTGGTTTTCTTTTCATTGTCAGTTTCCTTGGCCTTTTCTCAGTGCTGCCTCTGCGAAAG ATCATGGTTATAGACTACAAACTTATATACCCAAGTGGGACTGCAACTGCTCATCTTATCAACAGTTTCCACACTCCTCAAGGTGCCAAACTAGCCAA GAAACAAGTCAAGGCACTGGGAAAATTCTTCTCCTTTAGCTTCTTGTGGGGTTTCTTCCAATGGTTTTTTACTTCCGGGGATGGTTGTGGATTTGCAAGCTTCCCCACATTTGGCCTCAAAGCATACGAAAACAG GTTTTATTTTGACTTTTCGGCTACATATGTTGGGGTAGGAATGATATGTCCATACATTATAAACATATCTCTACTAGTTGGATCAATTCTTTCATGGGGTATAATGTGGCCTCTCATAGAAAACAGAAAAGGTGACTGGTATGATAAAGATCTCAGCCCTAGCAGTCTCCATGGAATTCAAGGTTATCGGGTAATCTACACACGAAAAGAAACTATGCATTTCAGAAACATTTTATC TTCTGCAGAAGCAAAGGCAGCTTCTTTTGATGATCAATGCAGAACTGAAATGTTTCTCAAGGATCAAATACCATCGTGGCTAGCAGTAAGCGGTTATGTCATAATTGCTGCTATCTCCACAGCTGTTCTGCCTCAAATCTTCAAGCAACTGGAATGGTATTATGTTATAGTCATCTACATCTTTGCTCCAGCATTAGCTTTCTGCAATGCATATGGCTGTGGGTTGACTGACTGGTCACTTGCCTCGACTTATGGAAAGCTTGCCATTTTCACGATTGGAGCTTGGGCAGGAAAAGACAATGGTGGAGTTCTTGCAGGCCTTGCTGCTTGTGGGGTGATGATGAACATTGTGGCAACAGCTTCTGACTTAATGCAG GATTTCAAGACAGGGTACATGACCCTAGCTTCACCGAGGTCTATGTTTGTGAGCCAAATCATTGGGACCGCAATGGGTTGTGTGATTTCTCCTTGTGTCTTCTGGCTCTTCTACAAGGCTTTCGATGATCTTGGGCTTCCAGGCTCAGAATATCCAGCTCCCTTCGCCCTTGTTTACAGAAACATGGCGATTTTGGGAGTAGAAGGATTTTCGTCATTGCCAAAGAACTGTCTAACGCTTTGCTACGTCTTCTTTGCTGGAGCAATAATTATAAACATGATCAAAGATATTACACCAAATAAGTATGCAAAGTACATTCCTCTTCCCATGGCAATGGCGATACCATTCTACCTCGGATCATACTTTGCAATTGATATGTGTGTCGGAAGCTTAATACTCTTCGTGTGGGAGAAGATAAACAAAGCGAAGGCAGATGCATTTGGCCCTGCAGTAGCTTCAGGATTAATTTGCGGAGACGGAATCTGGACATTGCCCAGTTCAATTCTAGCTTTGGCTGGGGTGAAGCCTCCTATATGCATGAAGTTTCTATCAAAAAGTACAAATAACAAGGTTGATGTGTTCTTGGCTTCTTAA
- the LOC141679350 gene encoding putative metal-nicotianamine transporter YSL7 isoform X1, producing the protein METTRDDNTTENDNIENGHKDGAVAGHEAEEQTLHRRKVKGDSKDHEVEEEVKEVQSIEMIFKDTKVPSWQSQLTVRAFVVSFVLGILFTFIVMKLNLTSGIIPSLNVSAGLLGFFFVKTWTKFLDKSGLLKQPFTRQENTVIQTCVVATSGIAFSGGFGSYLFGMSKVIADQSTTANDSQDIKDPSLSWIIGFLFIVSFLGLFSVLPLRKIMVIDYKLIYPSGTATAHLINSFHTPQGAKLAKKQVKALGKFFSFSFLWGFFQWFFTSGDGCGFASFPTFGLKAYENRFYFDFSATYVGVGMICPYIINISLLVGSILSWGIMWPLIENRKGDWYDKDLSPSSLHGIQGYRVFISISLILGDGIYNFFKVLSKTVVGLTNQLRNKDPNMILPLADKTSAEAKAASFDDQCRTEMFLKDQIPSWLAVSGYVIIAAISTAVLPQIFKQLEWYYVIVIYIFAPALAFCNAYGCGLTDWSLASTYGKLAIFTIGAWAGKDNGGVLAGLAACGVMMNIVATASDLMQDFKTGYMTLASPRSMFVSQIIGTAMGCVISPCVFWLFYKAFDDLGLPGSEYPAPFALVYRNMAILGVEGFSSLPKNCLTLCYVFFAGAIIINMIKDITPNKYAKYIPLPMAMAIPFYLGSYFAIDMCVGSLILFVWEKINKAKADAFGPAVASGLICGDGIWTLPSSILALAGVKPPICMKFLSKSTNNKVDVFLAS; encoded by the exons ATGGAGACTACACGAGACGATAACACGACAGAGAATGACAACATAGAGAATGGCCACAAGGATGGAGCTGTCGCGGGCCATGAGGCAGAGGAGCAGACATTGCACCGGAGGAAAGTGAAGGGAGATTCAAAAGATCATGAAGTTGAAGAAGAAGTTAAGGAAGTGCAGTCTATTGAGATGATTTTTAAGGATACTAAAGTGCCTTCATGGCAAAGCCAGTTGACTGTGAGAGCTTTTgttgtgagctttgtgttgggAATTTTGTTCACTTTTATAGTGATGAAGTTGAATCTCACTAGTGGAATCATTCCTTCTCTTAATGTCTCAGCTGGTTTGTTGGGGTTTTTCTTTGTCAAGACATGGACTAAGTTCTTGGATAAATCAGGGCTTTTGAAGCAGCCTTTTACTAGGCAAGAAAATACTGTCATTCAGACATGTGTTGTGGCCACTTCTGGTATTGCCTTCAGTG GGGGGTTTGGGAGCTATCTATTTGGAATGAGTAAAGTTATCGCAGATCAGTCGACAACAGCCAATGATTCTCAGGATATCAAGGACCCAAGTTTGTCATGGATTATTGGTTTTCTTTTCATTGTCAGTTTCCTTGGCCTTTTCTCAGTGCTGCCTCTGCGAAAG ATCATGGTTATAGACTACAAACTTATATACCCAAGTGGGACTGCAACTGCTCATCTTATCAACAGTTTCCACACTCCTCAAGGTGCCAAACTAGCCAA GAAACAAGTCAAGGCACTGGGAAAATTCTTCTCCTTTAGCTTCTTGTGGGGTTTCTTCCAATGGTTTTTTACTTCCGGGGATGGTTGTGGATTTGCAAGCTTCCCCACATTTGGCCTCAAAGCATACGAAAACAG GTTTTATTTTGACTTTTCGGCTACATATGTTGGGGTAGGAATGATATGTCCATACATTATAAACATATCTCTACTAGTTGGATCAATTCTTTCATGGGGTATAATGTGGCCTCTCATAGAAAACAGAAAAGGTGACTGGTATGATAAAGATCTCAGCCCTAGCAGTCTCCATGGAATTCAAGGTTATCGG GTCTTCATTTCAATCTCGTTGATTCTTGGAGATG gaATATACAACTTCTTTAAAGTTTTAAGTAAAACGGTAGTTGGCTTGACAAATCAGCTTCGAAACAAAGACCCTAACATGATTCTTCCACTTGCTGATAAGACTTCTGCAGAAGCAAAGGCAGCTTCTTTTGATGATCAATGCAGAACTGAAATGTTTCTCAAGGATCAAATACCATCGTGGCTAGCAGTAAGCGGTTATGTCATAATTGCTGCTATCTCCACAGCTGTTCTGCCTCAAATCTTCAAGCAACTGGAATGGTATTATGTTATAGTCATCTACATCTTTGCTCCAGCATTAGCTTTCTGCAATGCATATGGCTGTGGGTTGACTGACTGGTCACTTGCCTCGACTTATGGAAAGCTTGCCATTTTCACGATTGGAGCTTGGGCAGGAAAAGACAATGGTGGAGTTCTTGCAGGCCTTGCTGCTTGTGGGGTGATGATGAACATTGTGGCAACAGCTTCTGACTTAATGCAG GATTTCAAGACAGGGTACATGACCCTAGCTTCACCGAGGTCTATGTTTGTGAGCCAAATCATTGGGACCGCAATGGGTTGTGTGATTTCTCCTTGTGTCTTCTGGCTCTTCTACAAGGCTTTCGATGATCTTGGGCTTCCAGGCTCAGAATATCCAGCTCCCTTCGCCCTTGTTTACAGAAACATGGCGATTTTGGGAGTAGAAGGATTTTCGTCATTGCCAAAGAACTGTCTAACGCTTTGCTACGTCTTCTTTGCTGGAGCAATAATTATAAACATGATCAAAGATATTACACCAAATAAGTATGCAAAGTACATTCCTCTTCCCATGGCAATGGCGATACCATTCTACCTCGGATCATACTTTGCAATTGATATGTGTGTCGGAAGCTTAATACTCTTCGTGTGGGAGAAGATAAACAAAGCGAAGGCAGATGCATTTGGCCCTGCAGTAGCTTCAGGATTAATTTGCGGAGACGGAATCTGGACATTGCCCAGTTCAATTCTAGCTTTGGCTGGGGTGAAGCCTCCTATATGCATGAAGTTTCTATCAAAAAGTACAAATAACAAGGTTGATGTGTTCTTGGCTTCTTAA